The DNA segment GTCAGAAATTAGGAATGAGTAAAGCTACTGTTTGTAAGTATATTAAATTATTAGAAGACAAAGGGGTATTAGTTAAAAAAAGTCGTATTTCAGAAGATAACGGATATCTTTCCAACACATATGAAATTTTAAATTATAATTCAGTTTGGGATTGTAAAACGCTAGAAGAATTGAAAGAAGAAACTGATAAAATAAAAAGTGAGGTAATAATAAATGACTGACAAACTCCAACAGGGGAAATTTGATAGCTTTACTATTATAAGCAATGGCTTGATTGAAACAGATTTATTGACAGAACATGAAAAGATTGTGTATATCGTCATAAGAAAACATTTGAATCAAGAAAGCCAAGTAGCTTTTCCTGGAATGACCACTATTTCAAGGGAAGCAAGAATCAGTAAATCACAAGTATTAAGAGCAATTAAAGGACTAGAAGAAAAAAGATTGCTAATAGTAAAGCGACAAACAACTAAATATAATGAAAAGAAAACAAATATCTATCGTTTTAATGATTTTGCGGAATTATGGAAAGCAAAAACCATCAATGAATTAAAAAAAATAGCAACTGAAACGCCTATACCGTTGACAGATGATGAAATCATTAATAAAGCATTACAGATAGATAAGAGAAAACGACAAAAGTTATATACCCAGCTTGCGAAAGAATTTGAAAAAGAAAAAGAGCCTGAAACATTGCAAGCCGACCAAAGCAACAATATTTCAAGCACTCAGTTAAACAATATTGATATAAACAAAGATAACACCAATAAAACAAAAAGTCAAGAGCTGGAAAGATATACCATTGACCAAATTCATCAGCTTTTCGATTATGATATCATGCTTCAAGATAATCCATATCAACAAAATGATATTGATTCAGTGATGGATATACTCTATACTACCATGAACACAACCAAAGCGATAATCAGAATCGCCGGAGAGGACAAGCCTAGCATGGTAGTTATTGGTAAATTAATGAAGCTACATAATGAATCTATTATGTATGCGATTGAAAAATATAAGGAACAGACGGAGCGGATTAAAAATCCTACGGCATATATGTTAACAATCTTGTATAATGCACCAGAGCAATTTAATTTGGATATTAAGAATCAGGTATCGCATGATATGGCACACTGGAATACGAAAGAATAGCCTTTGTTACTTTGCTGAAAGTAACGCAAAAGCACTTTTGACACAAGTATCAAAAGTACATTGCGCCCTACGGGGTATTAGAAGCCAAGTAATTACATATTGCAAAGAAAATCTGCATATGCTATAATGCCAATAGGCAAAAAGTTATAGCGTTCCAATATGAACGAAGAAACGAATCCCCGAACCGTAGTAGCGTACAGTCCGGGGATTCTTCTTTTCTTTTATACTGGCAAAGCACCCAGTAGGCTATTAGTTGTCCTTGCGGTCACTGTCTAACCATTTGTTGATGCAGTGGCAGGCTACACCAGCCGCAACAGCGACTAAAAAAGTTATAACGTATTCCAATATAAACACCTCCTCCCGTTGCCAGGTATCGGTAGGACAACATGAATATTATATCTTATTTTCAGAGTGTCGGCAATAAGCGACATTCTTTTTATGTTCTGCAGCAGGAATTAAAAGTGTAGATTCAAAAAAAGACCGCTGGCAGCAGTCCTATAAAATCCCAAAATAGTATTGACAAAAACCACAAAATGAGTATAATAAATAATGTAACAGTGTGCAATTCTCTTAAAAATTCCCACTTTTACAATTTCATATACTCTTGCGGAGTGATGCTTTTCGGATTTACCGACCGATAGAACGCAAGTAAAAATTATTAGCATTATCCAATGTTTACCAGACATAGGATTCATTTTAGACCAATAAACCGAGCATTAGTACGTCCTTTTCTAAGAAAGAAGGTGAACCAATGACACACGCACCATAAATATTCAGATGTAGATTTTTCACTAAGAATATTACCAGTATTCACACTGAAAAACCTATAAAAAAGCACTTGCAAAGGATTGACCTAAGACAAGATTTTTACTCATATGCTATAGATTATACAAGAAAATCTATGTAAAATCAAGTCTTTTTGAAAATTATCTTTTCAGACTATCCCAAAGCAAGAATATTGATACTAATAAAATTTGTTGAAGAAAGGCAAGGGATAGCAGATTATCCCAAGGAAAAATATATAGAAAAACTTGTTTT comes from the Clostridiales bacterium genome and includes:
- a CDS encoding helix-turn-helix domain-containing protein — its product is MEDNFDKPFKIKLIEDNNPSRSHFYIYNGLLNSDLFNANELILIIHLIAFADNSKPNQINTTTISINKLSQKLGMSKATVCKYIKLLEDKGVLVKKSRISEDNGYLSNTYEILNYNSVWDCKTLEELKEETDKIKSEVIIND